The DNA window TCCCTCCAGATCCAATGGAATAGTCTCCAAAAGTCCGCAAAGCGGAGGGGCAATATCCCAAAAGGCAgaaagctgcagctcgaTGCCGCGTGCAACCGCCTCATCCATCACGGACCTAAATTCGCGTGCTCGGTCCAGTACCTCATTTGCGAATGCGTACTCCCGCTTGTCTGCGTCTTCTTTGAAGAATGCCTCGGCCGATTTGAGTTTCTCTGAATTCTTGGAAAGCCGGTACGGCGTCAACACAACGTCGCGATAACGAGCATTGCGGTCTGATAGCAAGTCGTAAATGGCCCGGTGCAGAGACTCGCGCTGCTCAAATATCCACTTGAGGAGAGTCaacttctccagcagctccggtTTGtcatcgccttcttcttgcggcATGTCGGCATCGATCTCGCTGCTGTCGAATAGATGTCGGGCCAAGTCGTCAAATAGCTCTGTCGCTCGAGTGATTCGCTCCATAAGAATATCATTCAGCGGCAACACTACTTGGTTCTGGAAATGTTCATATTCCACTTTTTCCacctccttctttttatccttttcttgttcattAAAGTCAGATTCAATAGCTGCGGCATCAGCATATCCCAAATTTCCCGAATTGATTTCTTTCTGCAAGTTAGATCTCAAAGCCACGCGGCGCTCTCCTGCTGCTTTGGAAGCCTCTTCTCTGCGTCGATGACTGCTTGAGGCAAATCTCTCTTTTGACCCGTCAATCTCACCCAGCTCGCTCAAAGATCGTACGGAAGCACGAATTGATGTTAGCTTGGGGTGGCTGTTATTCACTGCGGGGTGGTGTCTCGGGTAAGGGGGCGGCATGGTGACCAGTCTAGACACATCTAAAAGCCTCTGCCGATTTGTTGCTGTAGACGGAGTAGATGCTACAGAGGTATTCGACGGTTGAGGAGTCCATACTGCCTCTCCCTCGTCATGCCAGCCAGTCTTCTCTGGAGGATAGTCCGACATGGAGCTTTGTTCGCCTGCAGACGCATAATGCGGTGTAGTTTGCTCCTCTTCGATCCACTGGTCCTTGGGAAGAACGCCCATATATTTGGACTCGCGCTTAGATCTTTCAAACCCACCCCGGTTTGGATCGTTATTTGAATCCGTCTCCCACCATCGACTAGGTGGTCTGCCACGCGAGCTTCCGTTTTCGTAGTTGTCGCTGACGCTCATACTGAGAATAGGAGACAATGAGGGCATATAGTTTGCAGCGCCGCCCCAGTTGAGAGGTTGCTTGATCCCGGGGGATGGCGGGAGACTCCCAGACGCCGGAGCTGAGCTTGATGAGTCCTCGGCTTGATAGACGGAGCTAACAGAGCCTCTATGAGACCGATTTGGTTCCGAAGACTCTGGAGTCCAGTCGCCAACAGATGGAGAGTTCACCGACTCTCGTCGCGTGGAGCTCATTGGACGGAATAGATCCCGACTCAAGTCGAAGATTTCGGATCCCATGGCCCCAATAGCTGAGGAGTATCTCTCTCGTCGGATTCTAGACTCGGCAACTATAAAGTCGGAAAAGAGGCGGACTCGATCTGCGTCTGTTGTGGCCGACGCTTCTTTAACGGCAAACGACCGAAATCTCTCGATTGATGCAGTTGCAAACTCTGCAGCGCTCTGGCTCACAATGGCTTCCTTTGATGGAGACGCCGCTATGGACGAAGCCAAGCGTGATGCCTCAGCAACCGCTGATCCAGAACTAGACCTGGCCTGGGGTGGCGGAGTAGGTAGAGATTTCGGCACCGCAGCTTGGTTTCCGCTAGATTG is part of the Trichoderma atroviride chromosome 1, complete sequence genome and encodes:
- a CDS encoding uncharacterized protein (EggNog:ENOG41) translates to MPLPPPPPGPPPSSSRSQSVQSMDRNNVPIISPPTRRPPPSGVSSLGPVPPTPADWLDSDTPPTTRPQPPATPGHLQPTAPARNGEPSQSLQSPQSIQQVGGRSPNLTIDTATASNPSEPIEPALNSSGSLNRAKAVRHDKTILQRRTESRTRHEPRGSLDSSLDARQIADIVVVPAPISGLTRKMTTGKATPRSSGKAPMDQPLTGESNLSGQHDSRNSTPRAPDSATLLHREVATPPFSPTPAKTYRQSSGNQAAVPKSLPTPPPQARSSSGSAVAEASRLASSIAASPSKEAIVSQSAAEFATASIERFRSFAVKEASATTDADRVRLFSDFIVAESRIRRERYSSAIGAMGSEIFDLSRDLFRPMSSTRRESVNSPSVGDWTPESSEPNRSHRGSVSSVYQAEDSSSSAPASGSLPPSPGIKQPLNWGGAANYMPSLSPILSMSVSDNYENGSSRGRPPSRWWETDSNNDPNRGGFERSKRESKYMGVLPKDQWIEEEQTTPHYASAGEQSSMSDYPPEKTGWHDEGEAVWTPQPSNTSVASTPSTATNRQRLLDVSRLVTMPPPYPRHHPAVNNSHPKLTSIRASVRSLSELGEIDGSKERFASSSHRRREEASKAAGERRVALRSNLQKEINSGNLGYADAAAIESDFNEQEKDKKKEVEKVEYEHFQNQVVLPLNDILMERITRATELFDDLARHLFDSSEIDADMPQEEGDDKPELLEKLTLLKWIFEQRESLHRAIYDLLSDRNARYRDVVLTPYRLSKNSEKLKSAEAFFKEDADKREYAFANEVLDRAREFRSVMDEAVARGIELQLSAFWDIAPPLCGLLETIPLDLEGFCVHIPALEYEENPAYHDHPLQYLYSLLLHAEKSTYQFIEAHTNQLCLLHEVKEAVVNAKARVLATQLTEVDGTPIQPEDRQLRAKQMREIENRRLTEDLKEKVRVVQDQWNSSLGTAMTAVKERAGEWLLQTGGWDESLEDNGVGVV